A stretch of the uncultured Desulfobacter sp. genome encodes the following:
- a CDS encoding right-handed parallel beta-helix repeat-containing protein, with amino-acid sequence MLKRVSVKKISWILAICMAAILLAGSGAWAKIIHVDSTVEPEGDGTSASPYRTIQEAVDNAVNLDVISVRAGAYTEDVIINGKGIKLVGADPKTTVINGVDIAIKMTGVFTAGENVVDISGFTIRDAAGSGIYSDSASVVAHIHNNILSYNRFGAHLNENCTFIISNNTIVNNTSRGITTYSAGSVVKMFNNVFGSNPVAFDDNSSNGYAGVYAYNNNWNTDSNEGSIEYSSENINLAAQFTNPEEGDYTFLETSPCIDAGRQTAADNDPDGTRNDMGVYGGPGAAAFWPETAGGPVVTELTVTPASVSQSGTITIRAKAIIP; translated from the coding sequence ATGTTGAAACGTGTTTCAGTAAAAAAAATCAGCTGGATTCTGGCTATTTGCATGGCCGCAATACTTTTGGCCGGTTCCGGTGCCTGGGCAAAGATTATCCATGTGGACAGCACTGTAGAACCTGAAGGGGACGGGACTTCGGCCAGTCCTTACCGGACGATTCAGGAGGCCGTGGACAATGCGGTTAACCTGGATGTGATAAGTGTCCGGGCCGGTGCCTATACGGAAGACGTTATTATTAACGGCAAGGGAATAAAGTTGGTGGGGGCGGATCCTAAAACAACGGTTATTAATGGTGTTGATATTGCAATTAAAATGACCGGCGTTTTCACTGCCGGGGAAAATGTGGTGGATATCTCAGGGTTTACCATTCGCGATGCAGCGGGTTCAGGTATATATTCAGACTCTGCGAGCGTGGTGGCCCACATTCATAACAATATACTTTCTTATAACAGGTTTGGGGCTCACCTGAATGAAAATTGCACCTTCATAATTTCCAATAACACGATTGTGAATAATACCAGTAGGGGGATCACCACATACTCGGCCGGTTCAGTGGTTAAAATGTTCAATAACGTATTTGGGAGTAATCCCGTAGCATTTGATGATAATTCTTCTAATGGCTATGCCGGTGTCTATGCCTATAACAACAATTGGAATACCGATTCAAATGAAGGTAGTATTGAGTACTCTTCCGAAAATATTAACTTAGCAGCCCAGTTTACAAACCCCGAGGAAGGCGACTATACATTCCTGGAAACCTCCCCGTGCATAGATGCCGGCCGTCAGACGGCAGCCGACAACGACCCCGACGGAACCCGCAACGACATGGGCGTATACGGCGGCCCTGGGGCAGCGGCTTTCTGGCCGGAAACTGCCGGCGGTCCTGTGGTGACCGAGTTGACCGTGACCCCGGCATCGGTAAGCCAGAGCGGCACTATCACCATCCGTGCCAAAGCCATTATCCCTTAA
- a CDS encoding ATP-binding protein — translation MQFASILSIIRLMLNGIQNRTIEPVLTELAQNYPVVTVTGPRQSGKTTLCRKVFPDKSYVNLEAPDLRQYALDDPRGFLNAYPDGAILDEIQRTPDLVSYIQAFVDEAPVPGKYILTGSQQFNVREALSQSLAGRTGILTLLPFDWNEIRTFTDPADTNTMLLNGFYPRLHHMRLKPHQVLADYFETYVQRDVRQIMQIRHQGLFEKFVRLCAGRTGQLLNLNSLGNETGISHTTAREWISILEASYIIFLLPPWHANISKRLVKTPKIYFWDVGLAAYLLGIQEVRHISRDPLRGNLFENMVVADICKQYYHQGRRPRLCFFRDSTGNEVDLVMQGGDSLALVEIKSGQTVSRQFFKGLDRFKKIAPDRVRGGILIYGGATPQARSDWPVMPVAGLGDMTRQIDQILQIET, via the coding sequence TTGCAATTTGCAAGTATTTTATCTATTATCCGACTTATGCTGAACGGTATTCAAAACAGGACCATCGAGCCGGTATTGACGGAATTGGCCCAAAACTACCCGGTTGTCACGGTAACAGGCCCCAGGCAGAGCGGGAAAACCACCCTGTGCCGGAAGGTCTTTCCAGATAAATCCTATGTTAATCTTGAGGCACCCGATCTTCGGCAGTATGCCCTTGATGATCCCCGGGGATTTCTTAATGCCTACCCTGACGGAGCAATACTGGATGAGATCCAGCGGACACCTGACCTGGTTTCCTATATCCAGGCTTTTGTGGACGAGGCTCCGGTACCGGGCAAATATATCCTCACCGGCAGTCAGCAGTTCAATGTGCGGGAAGCGTTGAGTCAGTCTCTTGCCGGCCGGACAGGTATTTTGACCCTGCTTCCCTTTGACTGGAACGAAATCAGAACGTTTACAGATCCGGCTGATACAAACACCATGCTGCTCAATGGCTTTTATCCCAGGCTCCATCACATGCGCCTTAAGCCGCACCAGGTGCTGGCAGATTATTTTGAAACCTATGTCCAGCGGGATGTCCGCCAAATTATGCAGATCCGCCATCAGGGTCTGTTTGAAAAATTCGTGCGCCTTTGTGCCGGCCGAACCGGCCAACTGCTTAATCTTAACAGTCTGGGCAATGAAACCGGGATCTCCCACACAACAGCCAGGGAGTGGATCTCTATTCTGGAAGCAAGCTATATCATATTCCTGTTGCCGCCATGGCATGCCAACATATCCAAGCGTCTTGTTAAAACCCCTAAAATTTATTTTTGGGATGTGGGACTGGCCGCATATCTCTTAGGCATCCAAGAGGTGCGGCATATATCCCGTGATCCTTTGCGGGGCAACCTATTTGAGAACATGGTGGTGGCCGATATTTGTAAACAGTACTATCATCAGGGGCGTCGGCCACGGCTTTGTTTTTTCCGGGACAGCACGGGCAATGAAGTGGACCTGGTAATGCAAGGGGGAGACAGTTTGGCTCTGGTGGAAATCAAATCGGGACAGACCGTGTCCAGGCAGTTTTTCAAAGGACTGGACAGATTCAAAAAAATCGCCCCGGACCGCGTACGGGGCGGCATACTGATATACGGGGGCGCAACACCCCAGGCTCGGTCTGACTGGCCTGTGATGCCGGTGGCGGGTTTAGGGGATATGACCCGTCAAATCGACCAAATTTTACAAATTGAAACCTGA
- a CDS encoding recombinase family protein, with protein sequence MIHSFYTFSFILQAGKRSSLFLVQPGGDLWVFCFGHADARRERPQLKKAFEYLRPGDTLVVWKLSRLARSLTQVINTVKALEEKEISLMVITQKIDTTTPEGRLFFHMNAAFDQFQRAIIVENTKAGLKAAKKRGRVGGRPKAMTDEKIRMAETMLKDTENYPAVSDIIKALGIGRTTFYRYFSPEQNCKLRRLN encoded by the coding sequence TTGATCCATTCATTCTATACTTTTTCATTCATTCTCCAGGCCGGAAAAAGATCCAGTCTATTTTTAGTTCAACCAGGAGGTGATCTTTGGGTATTTTGTTTTGGCCATGCTGATGCAAGACGGGAACGGCCCCAACTTAAAAAGGCCTTTGAGTATTTGCGCCCAGGTGATACCCTCGTTGTCTGGAAACTGTCTCGTCTTGCCCGCTCTCTTACCCAAGTGATCAATACAGTCAAGGCACTTGAAGAAAAAGAAATCAGCTTAATGGTAATTACCCAGAAAATTGATACGACCACGCCTGAAGGACGGCTTTTTTTTCACATGAATGCTGCTTTTGATCAATTTCAAAGGGCAATCATTGTTGAGAACACCAAAGCGGGCCTTAAGGCTGCCAAGAAAAGAGGGCGAGTTGGAGGACGGCCAAAAGCAATGACAGACGAAAAGATACGGATGGCTGAAACAATGCTGAAGGATACAGAAAATTATCCTGCGGTCTCTGATATTATTAAAGCGTTGGGGATTGGCCGTACAACCTTTTATAGATACTTTTCCCCGGAACAGAACTGTAAGCTAAGGCGTCTGAATTGA
- a CDS encoding helix-turn-helix transcriptional regulator: MQQIMVSPRDLGVTLRELRKQKGMTQTALGKRVGLDQKRISLMENGNPNIRVASLFRLLSALDVGMALEPKAIEGTTPAQGNQEKNKDEW, encoded by the coding sequence ATGCAGCAGATCATGGTCTCCCCCAGAGATCTTGGGGTAACGCTTAGAGAATTGAGGAAACAAAAGGGGATGACCCAGACAGCCTTGGGTAAACGGGTGGGGCTTGACCAAAAACGGATCTCCCTGATGGAAAACGGCAATCCCAATATCCGGGTGGCCAGCCTGTTCAGACTACTTTCCGCCCTGGACGTGGGCATGGCTCTTGAGCCCAAGGCCATTGAAGGAACAACTCCAGCCCAGGGAAACCAGGAAAAGAATAAGGATGAATGGTGA
- a CDS encoding type II toxin-antitoxin system HipA family toxin produces the protein MGKAKNLTVLMNGVPVGRLTRSAKGIISFGYDEAWLSDRNRRPLSLSLPLTTQVYSGDRVENYFDNLLPDNMTLRNRLQARVGASSTRAFDLLSHIGRDCVGAVQLVPEGETPNVKMVTADRVDEEQIEAILKSYAVMPLGVDIDADFRLSVAGAQEKTAFLRMQNGWYRPSGSTPTSHIFKLPMGRLGQTGLDLSGSVENEWLCQKLLGAFGMAAADTQLANFGSQKVLVVERFDRRWSADSTWLIRLPQEDICQATGTPSALKYEADGGPGMTTVMDLLLGSDKAHEDRTLFMTAQLLFWMLGTIDGHAKNFSIFLRPGSRFHLTPLYDVISIYPLARAGQISMHKVKMAMAVSGKNRHYRWNSITRRHWLNTAKKCRYPEDEMKQIIEKCCDMAQGCIDQVGATLPPGFPGQISAAIFYGMHQAKERLINNKKDESV, from the coding sequence ATGGGAAAGGCAAAAAATCTTACCGTTCTTATGAACGGTGTTCCTGTGGGCCGGCTTACCCGCAGTGCCAAAGGGATTATCTCTTTTGGTTATGACGAAGCTTGGCTTTCAGACCGCAACAGAAGACCCTTGTCGCTGTCATTGCCTCTCACAACCCAGGTTTATTCTGGTGACAGGGTTGAAAATTATTTTGATAACCTGTTGCCGGACAACATGACATTGCGCAACAGGCTGCAGGCCAGAGTCGGGGCTTCGTCCACCCGGGCCTTTGACCTACTTTCCCACATCGGCAGGGATTGTGTTGGAGCCGTTCAACTTGTGCCAGAAGGGGAAACACCAAATGTCAAAATGGTCACCGCAGATCGGGTAGATGAAGAGCAGATAGAAGCTATTCTCAAGTCCTACGCCGTCATGCCCCTGGGAGTTGACATTGATGCCGATTTCAGGCTTTCCGTTGCCGGTGCCCAGGAGAAAACCGCATTCCTCAGGATGCAAAACGGCTGGTACCGCCCTTCCGGGTCCACCCCTACCAGCCATATTTTCAAGCTGCCCATGGGGCGACTGGGCCAAACCGGCTTAGATTTGTCAGGCAGTGTGGAAAACGAATGGCTCTGCCAAAAGCTGTTGGGAGCCTTTGGCATGGCGGCGGCTGACACCCAGCTGGCAAACTTCGGCAGCCAAAAGGTGCTGGTGGTGGAGCGGTTTGACCGACGCTGGTCCGCTGACAGCACCTGGCTGATCCGGTTACCCCAGGAAGATATCTGCCAAGCCACGGGAACCCCTTCGGCCCTGAAATATGAGGCGGACGGGGGGCCAGGCATGACCACGGTCATGGATTTGCTTCTGGGGTCAGACAAGGCTCATGAGGACCGGACCTTATTCATGACGGCCCAGCTGCTTTTCTGGATGTTGGGGACCATTGACGGTCACGCCAAGAATTTCAGCATTTTTCTTCGTCCCGGCAGCCGGTTTCACCTGACCCCACTTTACGATGTAATTTCAATCTATCCTTTGGCCAGGGCCGGCCAGATTTCCATGCACAAGGTTAAGATGGCCATGGCCGTGTCAGGGAAAAACCGTCATTACAGATGGAACAGTATAACCAGAAGACATTGGTTAAATACTGCAAAAAAATGCAGGTACCCGGAAGATGAGATGAAGCAAATTATTGAAAAATGTTGCGATATGGCACAAGGGTGCATCGATCAGGTAGGTGCTACCCTCCCCCCGGGGTTTCCCGGACAGATCTCAGCAGCAATTTTTTATGGAATGCACCAGGCAAAGGAACGGTTGATTAACAATAAAAAGGATGAATCTGTTTAA
- a CDS encoding site-specific integrase, with protein sequence MPQFDNRRVRYLSRPEFDLLLNILKQKSKAWVDISLFAVNTGLRRGEIFNLGFENINKSDRNICILDSKTHKNRVIPLNGTAFKIISDNKNRKTFTLSAPKIFEQAVKESGLNDGIKDSRQKVVFHTLRHTFASWLVQGGVTLEVVSKLLGHSSLNMTMRYAHLAPSQAEAAVNIISQKLK encoded by the coding sequence ATGCCCCAATTTGATAACCGGAGGGTCCGTTATCTTTCAAGGCCGGAATTTGATCTTCTTCTAAATATTTTAAAGCAGAAATCAAAAGCCTGGGTCGACATATCATTATTTGCCGTGAACACTGGGTTGCGGCGAGGGGAAATCTTTAATCTCGGTTTTGAAAATATCAACAAGAGTGACCGTAATATTTGTATTTTAGATTCTAAAACTCATAAAAACAGGGTTATACCCTTAAATGGCACAGCCTTTAAAATAATTTCGGATAACAAAAACAGAAAAACATTTACCTTGTCTGCACCAAAAATATTTGAACAGGCCGTCAAGGAATCCGGCCTCAATGATGGGATCAAAGACTCCAGGCAAAAAGTTGTATTCCATACACTGCGTCACACTTTTGCAAGCTGGCTTGTTCAGGGTGGGGTTACGCTTGAGGTGGTCAGTAAATTGCTTGGCCACAGCAGCCTTAATATGACAATGCGATATGCGCATTTAGCACCCTCCCAGGCAGAAGCCGCTGTTAATATAATAAGTCAAAAACTTAAATAA
- a CDS encoding AAA family ATPase, whose protein sequence is MNIPTKYIERPVYMDRIMPYVRKDIMKILVGQRRVGKSYLQFQLMDRLTALHPEDQQIYINKELHEFAEIRHAQDLLNYITSRRDPDRRLALFIDEVQDIDQFETALRSLQAGGGIDIFATGSNAKLLSGELATYLSGQYVEIKVYGLTYSEFLTFHGLEQGLDSLQTYLKFGERPYLKHLSLDDSIVFDYLRNVSDAIILKDIIARYDIRNVAFLQRLCRFLADNVGSLVTARKISTYLKSQQIKIAHNLVIDYLSYFSSAQLVLQARRHDIADKTIFEI, encoded by the coding sequence GTGAATATCCCCACCAAATACATTGAACGCCCGGTATACATGGACAGAATAATGCCTTATGTCCGAAAGGATATTATGAAAATCCTGGTGGGCCAGCGCAGAGTTGGCAAAAGTTATTTGCAGTTCCAACTCATGGACCGGCTCACGGCCCTGCACCCGGAAGACCAGCAGATTTATATAAACAAAGAACTTCATGAATTCGCCGAGATCCGTCATGCCCAGGATCTCCTGAATTATATAACCTCCCGGCGAGATCCTGACAGACGTTTGGCACTTTTTATTGATGAGGTGCAGGATATTGATCAATTCGAAACCGCCCTGCGCAGCCTTCAGGCCGGTGGTGGCATTGATATCTTTGCCACCGGCAGTAATGCCAAACTTCTTTCCGGGGAACTGGCCACCTATCTATCCGGCCAGTACGTTGAAATAAAGGTATATGGGCTGACCTATAGTGAATTTTTAACTTTTCACGGGCTTGAGCAAGGGCTGGATAGCCTGCAAACCTATCTGAAATTTGGCGAACGTCCCTACCTAAAACATCTGTCTTTAGACGATTCAATTGTTTTTGATTATCTGAGAAACGTTTCAGATGCCATTATCCTAAAAGACATTATTGCCAGGTACGACATCCGGAATGTTGCCTTTCTGCAGCGGTTATGCCGTTTCCTCGCAGATAACGTCGGCTCCCTGGTCACGGCGCGAAAAATCAGCACCTACCTGAAATCCCAGCAGATCAAAATCGCCCACAACCTGGTCATTGACTACCTGTCATATTTTTCCAGCGCCCAGCTTGTACTTCAAGCAAGACGGCATGACATTGCCGACAAAACAATTTTTGAAATTTGA
- a CDS encoding GFA family protein, with product MKYKGSCLCGEITFEIIGEFESFFLCHCERCRKDTGSAHAANLFSSSARLIWLSGKDKAKIFDFKSEGHIKSFCSNCGSALPSMQMDGGLLVVPAGSLDSDVRIKPQGHIYWGNKANWDDALEKIAKFNQLPNRKE from the coding sequence ATGAAATATAAAGGCTCTTGCCTTTGTGGTGAAATTACTTTTGAAATAATCGGAGAGTTTGAAAGCTTTTTTCTTTGCCACTGCGAACGTTGTCGCAAAGACACTGGTTCCGCCCATGCCGCTAATCTATTTTCCTCTTCGGCAAGGTTGATATGGCTGTCGGGAAAAGATAAGGCCAAAATCTTTGATTTTAAATCAGAGGGGCACATAAAAAGTTTTTGCTCGAATTGTGGCTCAGCTCTTCCAAGTATGCAGATGGATGGAGGATTGTTGGTTGTCCCTGCTGGGAGTCTCGACAGCGATGTGCGAATAAAACCTCAAGGTCATATTTATTGGGGGAACAAAGCCAATTGGGACGATGCGTTAGAAAAAATAGCCAAATTTAACCAGCTCCCGAACAGAAAGGAATAA